The following proteins are encoded in a genomic region of Amphiura filiformis chromosome 11, Afil_fr2py, whole genome shotgun sequence:
- the LOC140164645 gene encoding uncharacterized protein, whose amino-acid sequence MNQLAVRTHQGEYYAGDMIYGIIYLKVEDPDKIKKLNLKISGTEMCQFVPDHESNQEERGDGDHANEFLANPSSDKIMEHPMQVMTQDETLQAGIYRIPFQYQLRPKLPGSTKIQCPGNIPASIQSPDYVPSAHNSWEGAIRYSIIVSASEDLQASQPFVCLGSRPKEVLNMAYREETTIRSCFCYDRGILALTTELDKISYMTGDTARLKIVVENSTSEEVKAVKYSLKRTTEIQGWWVSQADHTTDGSLLYARGKQERVTIEAGVDIHTRNLGNAKPKETSRWECDLHLVDQDNQPLPPTARGKYLKIQYAILVEVSVSRANDLTTVIPLPYVLPQANREWEEWEPAEWMKKCTLHRAHEKIAVRNSTLESPVYEELP is encoded by the exons ATGAATCAGTTGGCAGTGAGAACGCATCAAGGTGAATATTACGCAGGAGATATGATTTATGG aataatctacCTGAAAGTTGAAGACccagacaaaattaaaaagttaaaCCTAAAGATTTCAGGAACAGAAATGT GTCAATTTGTACCAGATCATGAAAGCAATCAAGAAGAGAGAGGAGATGGGGACCATGCCAATGAATTCCTTGCTAACCCTAGTAGTGATAAGATAATGGAACACCCCATGCAAGTCATGACACAAGATG AAACTCTTCAAGCTGGAATCTATAGAATACCATTCCAATATCAACTGAGACCAAAACTACCAG GGTCAACCAAGATTCAGTGTCCAGGCAATATTCCAGCCAGTATACAATCACCTGACTACGTACCGAGTGCACACAACTCATGGGAGGGTGCTATTCGATACTCCATCATAGTCTCTGCATCAGAGGATCTACAAGCTAGTCAACCATTTGTATGCTTAGGAAGTCGACCAAAAGAAGTGTTAAATATGGCATATCGGGAAGAGACTACTATAAGAAGTTGTTTTTGTTATGATAGAGGAATACTCGCCTTGACTACTGA GTTGGACAAAATCTCCTATATGACGGGTGACACAGCCAGATTAAAGATAGTGGTAGAAAATAGCACATCAGAGGAGGTCAAAGCAGTGAAATATTCT TTGAAAAGAACAACTGAAATACAGGGCTGGTGGGTCTCACAGGCAGATCACACTACAGACGGGTCATTACTCTATGCTAGAGGGAAACAGGAAAGAGTTACTATAGAGGCAGGAGTGGATATACATACTCGTAACCTTGGAAACGCTAAACCAAAGGAAACATCAAGATG GGAATGTGATTTGCATCTAGTAGACCAAGATAATCAGCCTCTGCCACCAACAGCAAGGGGCAAATACCTCAAG ATTCAGTATGCAATTCTTGTAGAAGTATCAGTATCCAGGGCGAATGACTTAACAACAGTGATACCATTACCATATGTGCTACCACAGGCAAATAGAGAG TGGGAGGAATGGGAACCTGCAGAGTGGATGAAGAAATGTACATTACACAGGGCTCATGAGAAAATCGCTGTCAGAAACTCGACATTAG AGTCTCCTGTATATGAAGAGTTACCATGA